The Bacillus sp. Bos-x628 genome segment CACAAGATCTGTTCCCACACTTTGCAAGTACTGCGTGAGAACAGGTTTCACCTCATCATCAATCCATGCATGTTTGAAGGTAACACGAATGTTTGAGGACGTGAGGGTTTTCTCTAGGGGGTGAGTACTTGGAGGCACTAATTTTCCTTTAGAAATGAACACAGCTTTTGTACAGATACTCCTTGTAAACCTTGGACTGTCAGCCGTTAAAAGTACCGTTTTCCCTTCATATTTGAGTGCTTGAATCACCTGTTGGATGTGCATGATGGAATCTGAATCAATATCAGCAAAAGGCTCATCGAGTAAAATAAATTCAGGCTGATGGGCGATTGCCTGTGCCATTCCTAGACGTTTCTTCATGCCAGATGTAAAGGCACCTATTTTTTCATGCTGATAGGGGCGCAAACCGACGAATTCGAGCAATTCTTCATAATAGCTTGTCTTCTGACGTGATCCCGTTATTTTAGATAAATAGGCAACATGCTCAATTGCGGTGAGTCCTTCATATAAATCTGTATATTCGGGCAAAACGCCTATTTGATGCCTCACTTTTTTTAAGGAAGTAGCATTCATGATCGTAAAAGTGCCAGAAGTCGGACGAGAGAAACCCGTAATGATATTGAAAAACGTAGTTTTCCCCGCTTCTTTTGGTCCGATTAGTCCGAAGACATCTCCTTTTTGTACTTCTAGATCAATATGATCTATCGCTACTTTCGTCCGATATATTTTTGTCAGCCCTTTTGTTTGAAGCACCTACACATCCCTCCTCTGAAACAGGAGCGCTGTTCCAATCAGTAAGAAAGTGGTCAATGCCGCATTTATCAGCATAAAGGTAAGCGGCTCCCTCCAGCGTGCATAATAATAGGGGGTCATGAATTGAAACCAGTGGATAAACCATTCTGATGAAAAAACAGATATCACACTGATGATCGGAAAAAGAAATGAAAACAACATCCCAACAAACATTGATCTCTGCGGCGTCGGAAAGAGTATAGATAAAAACAAAGCAAACGAGATGCCCACGCTGATAAAAGTCAATGTTTTGAAGGCATCAGAGAATTGAAAACGGTGTGAAATGACCATGTTCAAAACATATGTCGTCATAATACAACTGAACCAAAATAGCATCAATCCAAGGTATTTCCCAATGACAATATTCAGACGTGTCGTTTTGCTCACAAGAAAACGAATCGTTTTCAAATAAATTTCGCGACTCAAAATATCATGAGACCATAAAAAAATAAGGAAAAAACCAAATAATGAGATCACCAGTTCATTTCCAATCGAATAAGGGTCCTTTACCTGCTGCCATACATCTTGATACGCTGCGACAAAAGGAAGACTTGATACAAAAGTAGATAGAAAGAAAATAATCACAATTGTTAAAATGGATTTTGTACTCTTAAAGAGCTGCTTAAACTCATTAAAACAGATGGTCCACACGCACTGTACCTCCCTTCATCTTTATTATAACGCTAGAAAAGAAAGACACCATATCTTGCTCTTTAATATTTGTTTAAATTTTAAAAAAGGACTCTTCCAACAGAAATTAATTTATTTTTAAAAATGTTCAGAATTATATCTTGATTTATAAAAAAACATCATGTATGATAGCGTTAACTCAAAATAAGAACAGGCAATGACGAGAGAAAGTACAATCATCAATTTTTTCACAGAGAGCTTCGGTCGCTGAAAAGAAGCAAAAAATAATGATTCGAAAAATGGTCTCTGAGCCTCGTGCTGAACGTATCTTTGATATTAGTAGGTCACGACGAGAATTGGTACTCGTTATCAAATCCACAGTATATGAGCCAGATTGGAACTTTGTACTTGTAGAGGCTGTTTAGCGTGAGCAAACAGTAAATAAAGGTGGTACCACGAGACAAATACCTCGTCCTTATGATTCAAAGATAAGGATGGGGTATTTTTTATTTTCCACTTTTTTCATACAAATGTTCCACGTGAAACACACAACCATTTTTCAAATGAAAGGGAGATTGACATGAGTGAACATGCATTGGTTTTACAATCAGATTTCGGCATTGATGATGGTGCTGTCAGTGCAATGTATGGAGTGGCAAATACGGTCAGCAACAACATTCGCATTTTTGATTTAACACACAACATTCCGCAATATGACATTTGGGAGGCATCTTATCGCCTGCTCCAAACCGTCACATACTGGCCGGAGGAAACCGTCTTCGTCTCCGTTGTTGACCCGGGCGTTGGATCAGAGCGCAAGAGTCTTGTCGTCAAAACAACAAGTTCACACTATATCATTACGCCAGATAACGGGACACTCACGCACGTCGCACAGGATATTGGGATTGTCGAAGCCCGTTATTTAGATGAAACCATCAACCGGCTGCCGAAGTCGGGAAAATCACATACATTCCATGGAAGAGATATTTATGCATATACAGGGGCGAGAATCGCTTCAGGCGTGATTTCCTTTGAAGAGGTAGGACCAAAGGCGAATATTGATGATATTATTCACCTTCCAGTTGTAAAGGCTTATGCAGAAGGTGAGGTCATCACAGGGACGATTGATATTTTGGATGTCAGATTCGGAAACCTTTGGACAAACATCCATTACACGTTATTTGAACAGCTTTCAATTAATTATGGTGATGCAATAGAAGTTACCATTGCCAACGGACCAAAAAATGTGTATAAAAATATCATGACCTATGGACGATCTTTTGCCGATTTAAAGGTAGGCGAACCACTCGTATATGTCAATTCACTCGACCATCTAGGTGTGGCGATCAATCAAGGGTCATTTGCAAAGGCTTATAACATCGGTACAGGCACAGGCTGGCGCCTTTCGATTCGAAAAGCTCCGCGCATTATATACGAATAAGAAGGAGGAAACATCATGGCAGGTAAACAACTTTCAACGAAAACTGTCGTTGCCATCGGAATTGGCGCAGCCGTCTTTGTCATTTTAGGACGCTTCGTTTCGATTCCAACTGGCATTCCGAATACACAAATTGAAACATCGTACGCATTCCTTGCTTTAATGGCTGTGTTATTTGGTCCTGTTGCAGGCGCACTCATTGGTTTTATAGGCCATCTTATTAAAGATGCCACCACATTCGGCCCTTGGTGGAGCTGGATTATCGTTTCGGGTATCGTTGGTTTGTTGATCGGCTTCATTTCAAAACGATTAAATGTAGAAGAGGGAGACTTCGGCTGGAAAAAGATTACGCTCTTTAATGCAGTACAAGTAGGAGCGCAGGCACTTGGCTGGTTTGTCATTGCCCCTGTGCTTGATATTGTGATCTATGCTGAACCCGCTAAAAAAGTATTCGCACAAGGAATTGTGGCAGGTATATCCAACATCATGACAGTGGGTATACTTGGTACGATCATCATTGCAGCTTATGCAAAAACGAGAAGCAAAAGCGGCAGCCTGTCTAAGGAAACATCATGAAGCAAGGTGGAACACATAAATGAAGAAACCGATGATTCAATTCGAACATTTCGGATTCAAATATCGTAGTCAGTCAGAACCGACATTGAAAGACATCAACCTGACCATCTATGAAGGTGAAAAAGTCTTAATAGCAGGCCCGTCTGGATCGGGAAAAAGCACACTAGCCCATTGTATTAATGGGCTAGTTCCTGCGTCTTATAAAGGATCAATGGAAGGAAGTCTTCACATCGGCGGAAAGGATGCAGAAAAGGAGAGCATTTTCTCCCTCTCACAGCTCGTCGGAACGGTCCTGCAAGACCCTGATGGACAATTTATCGGTCTGACGGTTGCAGAAGATATTGCGTTTACGCTAGAAAATGACCAGGTAGCACGTGAAGAGATGACGGCTCGTGTAGAAGAAGCGGCGAGATTAACAGAAGTAGACGGCAAGCTGGCATCATCCGTACATGAGCTGTCAGGTGGTCAAAAACAGCGTGTCGCCATTGCAGGCGTGCTTGTAAATGATGTCGACATTTTACTCTTTGATGAACCGCTTGCGAACCTTGATCCCGCAACAGGCAAGGAAGTCATTGACCTCATTGACCGATTGCAAAAGGAAACGAAAAAGACAGTTGTCATGATCGAGCACCGATTAGAGGATGTACTGTACCGCCATGTAGATCGAATTATCGTCATCCACGACGGAACCATTGCAGCAGATATGACACCAGATGAATTACTCGCTTCGAATGTTTTGGAAGAGGCAAATTTGCGAGAGCCATTATATGTGAAGGCGATGAAGTATGCAGGGATTCAGGTGAGGTCAAGCGGGCAGCTAGCCGACTTAAAACGTCTGACCTTAGATGACGATGCCAAGCAAAAAATCAAACAGTGGATGGAAATAGAGCATCAGGCAAAGGAAGAGAAAATAGCGTACGATTTGTTAGAAGTGCGGGATCTTAGCTTTGACTACCCCACAAGACCAAACACGCTCAAAAACATCTCCTTTACTGTGAAAAAAGGAGAAATGGTCAGCATTGCGGGAGCCAATGGAGCTGGCAAAACGACACTGTCCAAGCTACTCTGTGCGTTTGAAAAACCACTTAAAGGAGCGATCCTTTTAAATGGTGAGGACATCACAGGAGACACAATCAAACAGCGCTCCGAACGCATTGGTGTCGTCATGCAAAACCCGAATCAAATGATTTCAAAGCAAATGATCTTTGATGAGGTAGCGCTAGGTCTTGTGCTAAGAGGTATACGGGCGGAAGAAATAAAAGAGCGTGTCGAGCGTGTCCTCAAAGTATGCGGTTTATATCCATTTCGGAACTGGCCCATCTCGGCCCTCAGCTTTGGGCAGAAAAAACGCGTCACCATTGCGTCTATTCTTGCATTAGAGCCTGAGATCATCATTTTAGACGAGCCAACCGCCGGACAGGATTTTAGACATTACACAGAAATGATGACGTTCTTAGAGCAACTAAACAAACAAGGCGTCACGATTTTAATGATTACACATGATATGCATTTGATGCTGGAATACACAACAAGAACGATTGTGATTTCAGATGGAGAAAAAATCGCAGATGATACACCTTCCAAAGTGCTAACAGATCAGCTGCTTGTCCAAAAGGCGAGCTTAAAGGAAACGTCGCTGTATGAACTGGCGCTGAAAGCAGACTGGCCAAATCCAAATGAACTCGTGGATCGCTTCATTGAGGTTGACAGAAAGGAACGAATGATATGGCTGTAGACATGCTGTACTATATCGACCGCCTGTCGCCGATTCATCGGCTGACAGGTGCAACCAAACTCATTTGCTTTATCCTCTGGTCATCCGCAGCGATGCTCACGTATGATACAGGCGTATTAGTCTTTATGCTAGTTGCTAGTATCGTATTCTTTCAGCTATCGAACGTGAAATTTCGTGATATCTCCCTTCGTGGTGATCGTTCTGGCGATATTTTTAGTGATCAACAACATCGCCATTTACATCTTTGCGCCTCAGCAAGGTGTTGCCATCTACGGAGCAAAGCACGAGCTGTTTCATATTGCAGGCTGGTACAATGTCACACTTGAGCAGCTTTTCTATCAATTGAACATTACACTCAAATATGTGACGGTCATGCCAGCGGCGCTCTTATTTATTGTGACAACGAATCCAAGTGAATTTGCCTCATCATTAAGTCGAATTGGTGTGAGTTACCGGATCTCATACGCCGTAGCAATTGCTTTGCGCTATATTCCAGACATCCAGCGGGATTTTCGGACGATTGCGATCTCTCAGCAAGCGAGAGGAATTGATTTATCGAAGAACGAAAAACTAGGCAGACGAATCAAAAATGCATTATCAATCGTCATGCCGCTTATTTTCTCCAGCCTAGAGCGGATTGAGACGATTAGCAATGCAATGGAGCTGCGCGGATTTGGAAAGCATAAAAAGCGCACATGGTTTACCGCCAAAGATTTTCAAAAGGCAGATTATGTGGCGCTATTGTTTGTCGGCGTTGTCCTGATCGTGTCGCTAGTCATCACACTTGTAAGAGGAACGAGATTTTATAATCCATTTTTATAGAAAGGAAGCCTTCACAGAGAGTGGAGGCTTTACTTTTGTTTGTGGATAAAAGCTGTGTGAAGTTGCAAAAAACTATTAACATGTGTATAAATCGGTTATATTGAACAATGAGCCAAATACTTGTGAAGAACGAGGAACATAATGGAGGAATGATGAAGATGAACAAAGCACTTTTTTCATGTGAAGAACATATCGAAACCGTACTAGACATGTACATAGATGATTACGAACAGCCACCAGAATTCAGAAAAATCGAACATACACACAGGTTATCCACAACCTGTGAATTGTGCGATGAACCTGCAATATATATAGTGGGGAACGAATGATCGGACACAAAATACACAAATTTTATCCACAATTGTTGATAACTTATATGAATAACTTGTTCTTAAGGTGGGGATGACCTGTGAATATATCAATCATCACAATCGGAAAATTAAAAGAAAAATATTTAAAACAAGGCATAGCCGAATACACAAAACGATTAC includes the following:
- a CDS encoding ABC transporter ATP-binding protein → MLQTKGLTKIYRTKVAIDHIDLEVQKGDVFGLIGPKEAGKTTFFNIITGFSRPTSGTFTIMNATSLKKVRHQIGVLPEYTDLYEGLTAIEHVAYLSKITGSRQKTSYYEELLEFVGLRPYQHEKIGAFTSGMKKRLGMAQAIAHQPEFILLDEPFADIDSDSIMHIQQVIQALKYEGKTVLLTADSPRFTRSICTKAVFISKGKLVPPSTHPLEKTLTSSNIRVTFKHAWIDDEVKPVLTQYLQSVGTDLVISDDETSLLIHSEARIPAIIRAFVKCKVDLYRVMAQDDVISS
- a CDS encoding ABC transporter ATP-binding protein, yielding MKKPMIQFEHFGFKYRSQSEPTLKDINLTIYEGEKVLIAGPSGSGKSTLAHCINGLVPASYKGSMEGSLHIGGKDAEKESIFSLSQLVGTVLQDPDGQFIGLTVAEDIAFTLENDQVAREEMTARVEEAARLTEVDGKLASSVHELSGGQKQRVAIAGVLVNDVDILLFDEPLANLDPATGKEVIDLIDRLQKETKKTVVMIEHRLEDVLYRHVDRIIVIHDGTIAADMTPDELLASNVLEEANLREPLYVKAMKYAGIQVRSSGQLADLKRLTLDDDAKQKIKQWMEIEHQAKEEKIAYDLLEVRDLSFDYPTRPNTLKNISFTVKKGEMVSIAGANGAGKTTLSKLLCAFEKPLKGAILLNGEDITGDTIKQRSERIGVVMQNPNQMISKQMIFDEVALGLVLRGIRAEEIKERVERVLKVCGLYPFRNWPISALSFGQKKRVTIASILALEPEIIILDEPTAGQDFRHYTEMMTFLEQLNKQGVTILMITHDMHLMLEYTTRTIVISDGEKIADDTPSKVLTDQLLVQKASLKETSLYELALKADWPNPNELVDRFIEVDRKERMIWL
- a CDS encoding S-adenosyl-l-methionine hydroxide adenosyltransferase family protein is translated as MSEHALVLQSDFGIDDGAVSAMYGVANTVSNNIRIFDLTHNIPQYDIWEASYRLLQTVTYWPEETVFVSVVDPGVGSERKSLVVKTTSSHYIITPDNGTLTHVAQDIGIVEARYLDETINRLPKSGKSHTFHGRDIYAYTGARIASGVISFEEVGPKANIDDIIHLPVVKAYAEGEVITGTIDILDVRFGNLWTNIHYTLFEQLSINYGDAIEVTIANGPKNVYKNIMTYGRSFADLKVGEPLVYVNSLDHLGVAINQGSFAKAYNIGTGTGWRLSIRKAPRIIYE
- a CDS encoding ECF-type riboflavin transporter substrate-binding protein, which translates into the protein MAGKQLSTKTVVAIGIGAAVFVILGRFVSIPTGIPNTQIETSYAFLALMAVLFGPVAGALIGFIGHLIKDATTFGPWWSWIIVSGIVGLLIGFISKRLNVEEGDFGWKKITLFNAVQVGAQALGWFVIAPVLDIVIYAEPAKKVFAQGIVAGISNIMTVGILGTIIIAAYAKTRSKSGSLSKETS
- a CDS encoding ABC transporter permease subunit, whose protein sequence is MWTICFNEFKQLFKSTKSILTIVIIFFLSTFVSSLPFVAAYQDVWQQVKDPYSIGNELVISLFGFFLIFLWSHDILSREIYLKTIRFLVSKTTRLNIVIGKYLGLMLFWFSCIMTTYVLNMVISHRFQFSDAFKTLTFISVGISFALFLSILFPTPQRSMFVGMLFSFLFPIISVISVFSSEWFIHWFQFMTPYYYARWREPLTFMLINAALTTFLLIGTALLFQRRDV
- a CDS encoding CxxH/CxxC protein produces the protein MNKALFSCEEHIETVLDMYIDDYEQPPEFRKIEHTHRLSTTCELCDEPAIYIVGNE